In one window of Flavobacterium ginsengisoli DNA:
- a CDS encoding helix-turn-helix domain-containing protein has product MSKESINIDFYVKQFGVNLKRIRESKNMTQLDLATAMNELSSKPFIDKTTISRIENGRTNITLTTSIKLSLALGIDLKILYEFGL; this is encoded by the coding sequence ATGTCAAAAGAGTCAATAAATATCGATTTTTACGTTAAACAATTCGGAGTCAACTTAAAGAGAATTAGAGAATCGAAAAACATGACTCAGTTAGATTTAGCAACTGCAATGAATGAGTTGAGTTCTAAGCCATTTATTGATAAAACGACCATTTCGAGAATTGAAAATGGACGGACTAATATAACTCTAACTACTTCCATTAAACTTTCTTTGGCACTTGGCATAGATTTAAAAATACTCTATGAGTTTGGATTATAG